In Candidatus Protochlamydia phocaeensis, a single genomic region encodes these proteins:
- a CDS encoding histidine phosphatase family protein, which translates to MSQESCEVYIVRHGETDWNAAGRLQGHTDIPLNAQGMLQAQSLKQVLSHISFKAAFSSDLSRAKETAKCIIDPHPIPLFESSELRERHAGSFEGKSFKEVDNLMRQFFISRPGASSQEEYLNSVWHPEVETWSSVFCRVKNYLLSHVHPYTGQAILVVSHGGVIRSVLDHVNFIPKNKWVISNCGYIKLKIGQQLFALEETVGVLSKPLF; encoded by the coding sequence CGTCTTCAGGGACACACGGACATTCCCTTAAATGCGCAAGGAATGCTTCAAGCCCAAAGCTTGAAGCAAGTCCTTTCTCATATCTCTTTCAAGGCAGCTTTTTCTTCGGATTTATCTCGTGCTAAAGAGACGGCTAAATGCATTATTGATCCGCATCCCATCCCTCTTTTTGAATCCTCCGAGCTGCGAGAGCGGCATGCTGGTTCCTTTGAAGGAAAAAGCTTTAAAGAAGTTGACAACTTGATGAGGCAATTTTTTATTTCCCGTCCAGGAGCCTCTTCACAGGAAGAATATTTAAATTCCGTTTGGCATCCAGAAGTAGAGACGTGGTCATCCGTTTTTTGCAGGGTTAAAAATTATTTGCTTTCTCATGTCCACCCTTATACAGGCCAAGCGATTTTAGTTGTCTCGCATGGAGGGGTTATTCGGTCTGTTCTCGACCATGTAAATTTTATTCCTAAAAACAAGTGGGTGATTTCCAACTGCGGCTATATCAAATTAAAGATAGGCCAGCAGCTTTTCGCATTAGAAGAAACAGTTGGCGTCCTATCAAAGCCGCTTTTTTAA